From Rhizobium tumorigenes, the proteins below share one genomic window:
- a CDS encoding ABC transporter permease: protein MMSRLTLAPWTYGFIVALMMWIATTAYAGFGSAEATLTAALTFGAFSVLVGTGQMLVIASGPGNIDLSVPSVLTLAAYVSMTVMKAQDGMILAGLLAAIAVGAVAGMLNFLAITLLRLPPIIATLAWSFVFQSFAFNLGGEATLKPPAMLSAFTQWRVEGIPFMPFAVMLLTIVTMLVLSRGIWGRRLLAVGQSEPAARLAGISAGRVRLIAYSLCGVAGGLAGFLLSGFSGGAALNMGDVYLLESIAVVVLGGTSVAGGQANAVGIWGAALFFNLMATMLNTFQMQAGVRFVLTGALIILIVAIAPRPRVA from the coding sequence ATGATGTCGCGTCTTACTCTTGCACCGTGGACCTACGGCTTCATTGTTGCGCTGATGATGTGGATTGCCACCACCGCCTATGCCGGCTTTGGCAGTGCCGAGGCCACCCTGACCGCTGCCCTTACCTTCGGCGCCTTCAGTGTGCTCGTAGGAACCGGCCAGATGCTGGTCATTGCATCGGGGCCGGGTAATATCGATCTGTCGGTACCATCGGTGCTGACGCTTGCGGCCTATGTGTCCATGACCGTAATGAAGGCCCAGGACGGCATGATCCTGGCTGGTTTGCTTGCAGCAATTGCTGTGGGCGCGGTCGCGGGGATGCTCAATTTCCTTGCCATCACATTGCTGCGGCTGCCGCCAATTATAGCGACGCTGGCGTGGAGTTTCGTGTTTCAGTCCTTCGCCTTCAACCTTGGCGGAGAGGCGACGCTGAAGCCGCCGGCCATGTTGTCTGCGTTCACGCAATGGCGCGTTGAGGGCATTCCTTTCATGCCTTTCGCGGTCATGCTCTTGACCATTGTCACCATGCTTGTCCTTTCGCGCGGCATCTGGGGTCGCCGTCTTCTGGCCGTCGGCCAAAGTGAGCCGGCGGCGCGGCTGGCAGGCATATCGGCGGGGCGTGTTCGGCTCATTGCCTACAGTCTTTGCGGCGTTGCCGGCGGTCTTGCGGGGTTCCTGCTGTCTGGCTTTTCCGGCGGTGCAGCACTGAACATGGGTGATGTCTACCTTCTGGAATCCATTGCCGTCGTGGTGCTTGGAGGCACCAGCGTCGCGGGTGGTCAGGCGAATGCCGTCGGCATCTGGGGTGCCGCACTTTTCTTCAATCTGATGGCGACAATGCTGAACACCTTCCAGATGCAGGCGGGCGTACGTTTCGTGCTGACCGGTGCATTGATCATCCTCATCGTGGCGATCGCGCCCCGACCGCGGGTTGCCTGA
- a CDS encoding Zn-dependent oxidoreductase, whose product MVTISVSEPHKLGIDQRDALPPGDGEIAIQVIRAGICGSDMHILHGSNPFVTYPRIIGHEFAGVITALGRGVSHLAIGDHVVADPVISCGKCHPCRIGRSNVCAKLQVIGVHRDGGFRSVAVIPQENAVKISPSLGFDVAALAEPLAVAANVLSRTECGADDVVMIYGAGTVGITVLQVAKMRGARCIIADIDPQRLERALEFGADVVINSREKSVPAEVADEMDGLGPSIVIDGAGIPALLDEACRIAGPAGRIGILGFSAAPCNISQQEIVRKELSLVGSRLNRRFIPEVVQWLETGKLKPVDMITQTFNAADARKAFDLVENHPEQTLKVQLAFDA is encoded by the coding sequence ATGGTTACGATATCTGTCTCGGAACCCCACAAGCTAGGCATTGACCAGCGCGACGCGCTGCCGCCGGGCGATGGGGAGATCGCTATCCAAGTTATAAGGGCCGGTATTTGCGGCTCGGATATGCACATCCTTCACGGCTCCAATCCGTTCGTCACCTATCCGCGCATCATCGGGCACGAGTTCGCGGGAGTGATAACGGCGCTTGGCCGTGGCGTATCTCACCTCGCGATCGGCGATCATGTGGTTGCCGATCCGGTGATATCCTGCGGCAAATGCCATCCATGCCGCATTGGTCGCTCGAACGTTTGCGCCAAGTTGCAGGTCATAGGCGTCCACCGAGACGGCGGGTTCCGATCGGTCGCCGTCATCCCGCAGGAAAATGCCGTCAAGATCTCGCCGTCGCTCGGGTTTGACGTTGCAGCACTTGCCGAGCCGCTGGCGGTGGCGGCGAACGTTCTATCTCGCACAGAATGCGGCGCTGACGACGTCGTGATGATTTACGGCGCCGGTACGGTGGGTATCACGGTCCTTCAGGTTGCAAAGATGCGCGGCGCGCGCTGCATCATCGCTGATATCGACCCGCAACGCCTCGAGCGAGCCCTTGAGTTTGGTGCCGATGTCGTCATAAATTCGCGAGAAAAATCTGTACCCGCAGAGGTGGCTGACGAGATGGATGGGCTCGGCCCTTCCATAGTCATCGATGGTGCAGGTATCCCGGCACTGCTCGACGAAGCCTGCCGCATCGCGGGACCCGCCGGGCGCATCGGGATTCTAGGCTTCTCGGCGGCGCCCTGCAATATCAGCCAGCAGGAAATCGTTCGCAAGGAATTGAGCCTGGTTGGTTCGCGCCTCAACCGAAGGTTCATCCCCGAAGTCGTGCAGTGGCTCGAGACGGGCAAGCTGAAACCCGTAGACATGATCACGCAAACTTTCAACGCGGCCGACGCTCGCAAGGCCTTCGATTTGGTCGAGAATCATCCTGAGCAAACGCTGAAAGTACAGCTGGCTTTTGATGCGTGA
- a CDS encoding GntR family transcriptional regulator: MMADRHGIDESAGRKGATPPGNDILEAINIRQPIAPQVYERLRRAITTLAMLPSEALSEKDLSLQLGVSRTPVREALIRLADEGLIDILPQRGSFVAPIRIHDVEEAQFIRESLEVAVVKRLAGGCSTRFLTDIKANLSRQELAVAQDNGDLFLELDEAFHRGFCEEAGLSKSWRVIQTVKLQMDRVRYLSLPDPAHLKTLLAQHWEIVHAIEHGDRELASNAMSAHLQEVLRTAQRLSVQRAELVER, from the coding sequence ATGATGGCAGACAGACACGGGATCGACGAAAGTGCTGGCAGGAAGGGTGCAACCCCACCTGGAAACGACATTTTAGAAGCGATTAATATCCGCCAGCCCATCGCTCCTCAGGTTTATGAGCGTCTTCGCCGAGCTATAACGACGCTTGCGATGCTGCCTTCCGAGGCGCTGAGCGAAAAAGATCTCTCACTGCAGCTCGGCGTCAGCCGAACACCTGTGCGCGAAGCATTGATCCGGCTTGCGGATGAGGGATTAATTGACATTTTGCCGCAACGCGGGAGTTTCGTGGCGCCGATCCGTATCCACGATGTCGAGGAAGCCCAGTTCATCCGGGAATCGCTTGAGGTTGCGGTCGTTAAGAGGTTAGCGGGAGGCTGTTCGACGCGGTTCCTGACCGACATCAAAGCCAATCTTTCCCGGCAGGAATTGGCAGTGGCCCAGGACAACGGGGACCTGTTTTTAGAGCTTGATGAGGCCTTTCACAGGGGCTTTTGCGAGGAGGCCGGCCTCTCGAAGAGCTGGCGTGTTATCCAAACAGTGAAACTGCAGATGGATCGAGTCCGTTACCTCAGCCTCCCCGATCCCGCCCATTTGAAGACACTATTGGCACAGCACTGGGAAATCGTCCATGCGATCGAGCACGGGGATCGGGAGTTGGCGAGTAACGCCATGTCGGCGCACCTGCAGGAAGTACTTCGCACCGCGCAGCGGTTAAGCGTTCAGCGAGCAGAGCTAGTTGAGCGCTGA
- a CDS encoding ABC transporter permease, which translates to MADVMIRRQSVRRPAWLTAALQVGLPAVTLVLMLAIIFWIRPSAMSYFGFTLLFKLATPLVFAALAQMLIIMLGDIDLSNGAFVGLITCITALNLDAHPLLAVLLYLVTIAVYAGIGLLIHLRQLPSIIVTLGMSFIWLGIAIIILPSPGGSVPAWLSGFMNWRPPFIPLPILLAVVAAAVGHLIITRSSYGAVLLGAGANPRSIERAGWSTTRIRVLVYAAAGVLACLAGVTLTGLTTSGDPNVAPAYTLLGVGAVILGGGSFNGGVVSPVGTVIGALTLSLAGSLLSFLQVPPTWQIGAQGGILFLVLAGRVLLSEEKS; encoded by the coding sequence ATGGCTGATGTGATGATCCGACGTCAGTCGGTCCGCCGTCCCGCATGGCTGACTGCGGCACTGCAGGTTGGTTTGCCGGCCGTTACGCTTGTTCTCATGCTTGCGATCATCTTCTGGATAAGGCCGTCGGCCATGAGCTATTTCGGCTTCACGCTGCTCTTCAAGCTTGCGACGCCGCTGGTCTTTGCGGCGCTCGCCCAGATGCTGATCATCATGCTGGGTGACATCGATCTTTCCAACGGCGCCTTCGTCGGGCTGATCACATGTATTACCGCACTGAACCTCGACGCTCATCCATTGCTGGCGGTTCTACTCTATCTGGTGACGATCGCCGTCTATGCCGGCATTGGCCTGCTCATCCATCTTCGCCAGCTGCCCTCGATCATCGTCACGCTTGGCATGTCGTTCATCTGGCTCGGCATCGCCATTATCATCCTGCCCTCGCCGGGCGGTTCGGTGCCAGCATGGCTGTCGGGCTTCATGAACTGGCGTCCACCGTTCATTCCGTTGCCGATCTTGTTAGCCGTCGTCGCCGCTGCGGTGGGCCACTTGATCATTACCCGGTCCTCCTATGGAGCGGTTCTTCTCGGTGCTGGCGCCAATCCGCGTTCGATCGAACGGGCAGGTTGGTCAACCACTCGTATCCGTGTGTTGGTGTACGCAGCAGCCGGCGTGCTTGCATGCCTTGCCGGTGTGACGTTGACTGGTCTGACGACTTCAGGTGATCCCAACGTAGCGCCGGCGTATACGCTGCTTGGGGTCGGCGCCGTCATTCTTGGCGGCGGTTCGTTCAACGGCGGCGTCGTCTCGCCGGTCGGAACGGTCATCGGCGCACTGACGCTCTCCCTTGCCGGGTCTCTGTTGAGCTTCCTGCAGGTGCCGCCAACCTGGCAGATCGGCGCGCAGGGCGGAATCCTGTTTCTCGTGCTGGCCGGGCGTGTCCTCCTGTCGGAGGAAAAATCATGA
- the uxuA gene encoding mannonate dehydratase: protein MRHTWRWFGPIDKVSVRDAAQAGAQGIVSALHHVPTGTAWTTEDVAKRQSEVRAGGLEWELVESIPISENIKTMSGDWKAHVEAWKESLRVLAGAGIFTVCYNFMPVLDWTRTDLRWETPSGARAMRFDLIDFVAFDIHVLQRPAANADYPPNVIAQAEERYRAMSDEKKDALSRNIGAGLPGSSDRYSIGELREALARYASIDAKTLRANLITFLSEVVPVAEELGMRLCAHGDDPPWPLLGLPRILSTEADYVEVLEAVDSLANGVTFCTGSLGVRADNDLPAMVGRLASRIHFVHLRNVRREDETTPCSFFEDEHLEGNTDMVAVIAAIVAEENRRRTEGRADHQIFMRPDHGQEILNDLTRGAQPGYPAIGRLKGLAELRGIERTLSHATYGLA from the coding sequence ATGAGACATACATGGCGCTGGTTCGGGCCCATTGACAAGGTCAGTGTTCGTGACGCGGCCCAGGCGGGGGCCCAGGGTATCGTCAGCGCACTCCACCATGTGCCAACCGGAACGGCATGGACGACCGAGGACGTCGCCAAGAGACAAAGCGAGGTCCGGGCCGGCGGTCTGGAATGGGAGCTCGTGGAAAGCATTCCGATATCCGAAAACATCAAGACGATGTCGGGCGATTGGAAAGCCCATGTTGAGGCCTGGAAGGAAAGCCTGCGCGTCTTGGCAGGCGCCGGCATTTTCACTGTCTGCTACAACTTCATGCCGGTCCTCGACTGGACACGAACCGACCTCCGCTGGGAGACGCCGAGCGGTGCACGGGCAATGCGCTTCGACCTGATCGACTTCGTGGCGTTTGATATCCATGTTCTTCAGCGACCCGCAGCTAACGCGGACTACCCGCCAAATGTGATCGCACAAGCCGAAGAGCGATACCGAGCCATGTCCGATGAGAAAAAGGACGCGCTCTCTCGCAATATTGGAGCCGGCCTTCCAGGGTCTTCCGACCGCTACAGCATCGGCGAGTTACGCGAGGCACTCGCGCGCTACGCATCGATCGATGCGAAGACCCTGCGCGCCAACCTGATTACCTTCCTGTCGGAAGTGGTTCCTGTTGCCGAAGAGCTCGGGATGCGTCTGTGTGCCCATGGGGACGATCCGCCATGGCCGCTGCTCGGATTGCCGCGCATCCTGTCGACCGAAGCGGACTACGTCGAGGTGCTTGAGGCCGTCGACAGCCTCGCCAACGGCGTGACCTTCTGCACAGGGTCGCTCGGCGTGCGCGCAGACAACGATCTTCCAGCAATGGTCGGGCGCCTCGCGTCGCGCATCCACTTCGTCCATCTGCGCAATGTCCGGCGGGAAGATGAGACCACGCCATGCTCGTTCTTCGAGGACGAACATCTGGAGGGCAATACCGACATGGTGGCGGTTATCGCTGCTATCGTCGCTGAAGAAAATCGCCGCAGGACTGAGGGCCGCGCAGATCACCAGATTTTCATGCGACCCGACCACGGCCAGGAAATCCTCAACGATCTGACGCGCGGCGCGCAACCGGGCTATCCGGCCATCGGCCGGCTCAAGGGCCTGGCAGAGCTTCGCGGTATCGAGCGGACCCTGTCGCACGCGACTTATGGACTGGCTTGA
- a CDS encoding cyclase family protein, which translates to MDNLTALFRRDRFRFIDLTHPLKEGMPVWPTHPAFCQEVIESYDNGDVACNHSLCLSEHSGTHFDAPLHFIKGGQSIAEISLEQFFGRMATIDAQDCAPREAVTIDRILEFEDLYGPIEAGDAVFFHFGWDRYWNDASQQDCFLKDWPGLSQGASEFLQERSVRIVGSDCLSIDCYGSSNFPAHNILLGGNILIGENFANLGQLPPYCFLVALPLPIVGGSGSPARAVALVESKMASDQGGSGALHAEMNTRGKA; encoded by the coding sequence ATGGACAATCTTACCGCTCTTTTCAGGCGAGACCGCTTCAGGTTCATCGATCTCACCCATCCACTAAAGGAAGGCATGCCGGTCTGGCCAACCCACCCGGCATTTTGCCAGGAGGTCATTGAGAGCTACGATAACGGCGACGTCGCCTGTAACCACTCGCTTTGCTTAAGCGAACATTCCGGCACGCATTTCGATGCGCCTTTGCATTTTATAAAGGGCGGCCAGTCGATCGCAGAGATTTCCCTTGAGCAATTCTTTGGCCGCATGGCGACCATCGACGCCCAAGATTGTGCCCCTCGCGAAGCCGTAACTATCGATCGGATCCTGGAGTTCGAGGACCTTTACGGTCCGATCGAGGCAGGAGATGCGGTGTTCTTCCATTTCGGTTGGGACCGGTACTGGAATGATGCCTCCCAACAGGATTGCTTTCTCAAGGATTGGCCAGGCCTGTCGCAGGGTGCCAGCGAGTTTTTGCAGGAGAGAAGCGTTCGTATCGTCGGCTCGGACTGCCTTTCGATCGATTGTTATGGCAGCTCGAATTTCCCCGCCCACAATATCCTCCTTGGCGGAAACATTCTCATCGGCGAAAACTTTGCCAATCTCGGACAATTGCCGCCCTACTGCTTTCTGGTGGCCTTGCCATTGCCAATCGTGGGCGGCTCCGGATCTCCAGCGAGAGCCGTGGCACTCGTTGAATCTAAAATGGCATCCGATCAAGGCGGTTCGGGTGCTTTGCACGCAGAAATGAATACAAGAGGTAAGGCATGA
- a CDS encoding sugar ABC transporter ATP-binding protein produces the protein MNDLATPSSAQAAAEALIDVRHIRKSYGAVHALGGVDFQLRSGEVVGLVGHNGAGKSTLMNVLSGAVQRTAGSFRYGGGDVDIWSAGRAQSGGLRCIFQELSLCANLSAAENTRIVHRQLRGFGWRGRARDLIAKALDEIFPGHGINPDAKISELSIGLRQMVEIARAFTETDITVRCVILDEPTSSLGHQATEQLLTYIRRAASRGIACILITHRLNEIISVCNRAVVMVDGKVVAQRATQGLSRSNLVEMMGSIEATHEHRQNRSSRGFGEPQIDHAGIDAADRPIQAAAGEIIGFAGLDGHGQRERLRAIFAAIERSGKIRAAYVAGDRGLEGIFGLWSIADNLTIRSLNALQKYGFVSSTGAKDLAGKWSARLKVKAPSIDTPILSLSGGNQQKVLFARALASDASVIFLDDPMRGVDVGTKQEVYQLIRSEAERGRTFVWYTTEMEELNNCDRLYVFREGRAVEEIHGADIDHGRILEASFGGANG, from the coding sequence ATGAATGACCTTGCAACCCCCTCGTCGGCGCAGGCTGCAGCAGAAGCGCTGATCGATGTTCGCCATATTCGTAAGAGCTACGGCGCCGTCCACGCACTCGGTGGTGTGGATTTTCAGCTACGCTCCGGCGAGGTGGTTGGCTTGGTCGGTCACAACGGCGCCGGCAAGTCGACGCTGATGAATGTCTTGTCGGGCGCAGTGCAGCGCACGGCAGGCAGTTTCCGCTATGGTGGAGGAGACGTTGATATATGGAGCGCGGGGCGAGCCCAGTCGGGAGGCCTGCGCTGCATATTTCAGGAGTTGTCGCTTTGCGCCAACCTTTCTGCTGCCGAGAACACGCGCATTGTCCACCGTCAGCTGCGGGGTTTTGGCTGGCGCGGCCGCGCGCGAGATCTGATCGCGAAGGCGCTGGATGAGATCTTTCCTGGCCACGGCATTAACCCAGACGCAAAGATCTCGGAGCTATCGATCGGGTTGCGGCAGATGGTGGAAATCGCCCGCGCCTTTACGGAAACAGATATCACTGTCCGCTGCGTCATTCTGGACGAGCCCACATCGTCCCTCGGACACCAGGCGACTGAACAGCTTCTGACCTATATCCGCAGGGCAGCTTCAAGGGGTATTGCGTGCATTCTTATTACGCACCGGCTGAACGAAATCATTTCTGTCTGCAACCGTGCTGTCGTCATGGTGGACGGCAAGGTCGTTGCGCAGCGCGCAACTCAAGGACTGTCGCGCTCCAATTTGGTCGAGATGATGGGCAGCATCGAGGCTACGCACGAGCATAGACAAAATCGGAGTTCGCGTGGCTTCGGCGAGCCGCAGATAGATCATGCAGGGATCGATGCTGCCGACCGGCCGATCCAAGCCGCCGCCGGCGAAATCATCGGATTTGCGGGTCTCGACGGCCACGGCCAGCGAGAGAGGTTGCGGGCTATCTTCGCGGCGATCGAAAGGAGCGGCAAGATCCGTGCGGCCTATGTCGCCGGCGACCGCGGGCTGGAAGGTATTTTCGGACTATGGTCGATCGCCGATAATCTCACGATTCGCAGTCTTAATGCTCTGCAGAAATATGGCTTCGTATCGAGTACCGGAGCGAAAGATCTCGCTGGAAAGTGGTCCGCACGCCTCAAGGTGAAGGCACCGTCCATCGATACGCCCATCCTCTCATTGAGCGGCGGTAATCAGCAGAAGGTGCTTTTTGCACGCGCGCTCGCCTCCGACGCCAGCGTCATTTTCTTGGATGACCCAATGCGCGGCGTCGATGTCGGCACCAAACAGGAAGTCTATCAATTGATCCGCAGCGAAGCCGAGCGGGGCCGGACCTTCGTCTGGTATACGACCGAGATGGAAGAACTCAACAATTGCGACCGGCTCTACGTGTTCCGCGAAGGCAGGGCCGTGGAGGAGATACACGGCGCTGACATTGATCATGGCCGCATCCTCGAAGCTTCGTTTGGAGGCGCAAATGGCTGA
- a CDS encoding ABC transporter substrate-binding protein, translated as MRTVYKRTAAALCLALLTSPAITATARAEDGIAVGDTSGKNIAFSNSYAGNSFRQVMIKSFQDMGTKAKADGKIGDTAVVSANNSVTEQASQIQNLILQGYDAIIVLAGSDTALNGAIKDACDAGIVVVAFASGVTEPCAYVVDYNLNSYAKAELDFIKGKQGDRPANILEIRGMAGDGFDKRLHDGVVKAMAEHPAYKSVGEVYGQWTATVAQKEVSGILPSLPKVDAVLTQGGDGYGAAQAFKAAKRDLPIIIMGNRQDELGLWKQEHDASGYETFSLGATPSVSQVAFWVAQQILAGKKVPKFVEVPLLQINQPDLEAWLKTVPEGGVVNAQYPQDLVAKIIDANVNKTALPAVPAPK; from the coding sequence ATGAGAACCGTCTACAAGAGAACTGCCGCCGCGCTTTGCCTGGCGTTGCTGACAAGTCCAGCCATAACTGCGACCGCCCGCGCCGAGGATGGCATTGCCGTGGGGGATACCAGCGGCAAGAATATCGCATTCAGCAACTCCTATGCCGGAAACTCATTCCGGCAGGTGATGATCAAGAGCTTTCAGGACATGGGCACAAAGGCGAAAGCCGATGGCAAGATTGGCGATACGGCTGTCGTCAGTGCCAACAACTCGGTTACCGAACAGGCCTCGCAGATCCAGAACCTGATCCTGCAAGGATATGACGCAATCATCGTTCTGGCCGGCTCGGACACGGCACTCAACGGCGCGATCAAGGATGCTTGCGACGCAGGTATAGTTGTCGTCGCTTTTGCCAGTGGTGTGACCGAGCCCTGCGCCTACGTGGTTGACTACAACCTTAATTCCTATGCCAAGGCAGAGCTTGATTTCATCAAGGGAAAGCAGGGCGACAGGCCGGCAAATATCCTCGAGATTCGCGGCATGGCTGGCGATGGCTTCGATAAGCGGCTGCATGACGGCGTCGTCAAGGCAATGGCCGAGCATCCGGCCTACAAGAGCGTTGGCGAAGTGTACGGCCAGTGGACGGCTACAGTCGCGCAGAAGGAGGTGTCCGGCATTCTTCCCTCCTTGCCCAAGGTCGATGCAGTCCTAACCCAAGGCGGCGATGGTTATGGCGCGGCTCAGGCTTTCAAGGCGGCAAAGCGGGACCTGCCGATCATCATCATGGGCAATCGCCAGGATGAACTAGGGCTCTGGAAGCAGGAGCACGATGCGTCCGGTTATGAGACCTTCTCGCTTGGCGCAACACCATCGGTTTCGCAGGTCGCCTTCTGGGTTGCCCAGCAAATCCTAGCGGGCAAAAAGGTGCCGAAATTCGTTGAGGTGCCTTTGCTGCAGATCAATCAGCCCGATCTCGAGGCATGGTTGAAGACGGTTCCGGAAGGTGGCGTGGTCAACGCGCAGTACCCGCAGGATCTCGTGGCAAAGATTATCGATGCCAACGTCAACAAGACTGCTCTTCCGGCTGTTCCAGCACCGAAGTGA
- a CDS encoding mannitol dehydrogenase family protein, whose product MMQRLNAQTILPEGVQAPGYDRSALKPGIVHLGIGAFHRAHQAVYTDDALTHEFGDWGIVGASLRSTDIVHALTAQDCLHTVVTRDRVGDGARIVGSTVRAIAATEDREALLSCLADPAIRIVTLTVSEKAYGIDPKTGGLHADHAAVAHDMADPHNPVGAIGFIVEGLARRHALGHAPFTVLCCDNLPGNGHVVRRLVIEMASRRDPELGQWIETEGRFPSSMVDRIVPAATDAVRERAAGIIGAADALALETEPFTQWVIEDSFVTGRPAWEAGGALFVDAVEPYEKMKLRLLNGSHSLIAYIGQLHGLEYVRDVMAVADYQQIVRHHMQAALPTLDPVPGIDLDAYIEQLVARFANPAIAHRTAQIAMDGTQKLPQRIFAPALEALAAGKDADAFAYATALWIAYVLTTENVDDPRADELRKAAQDSVLRNDGSVAFFDIPGLFPPTLMIDTAWRASVDRHLKSIQSV is encoded by the coding sequence ATCATGCAGCGATTGAATGCACAGACAATCCTGCCGGAGGGCGTCCAGGCACCCGGCTACGACAGATCCGCGCTGAAACCAGGCATCGTTCACCTCGGTATCGGCGCCTTCCATCGTGCCCATCAGGCGGTCTATACCGACGATGCGCTCACGCATGAGTTCGGTGACTGGGGCATCGTCGGAGCAAGTCTCCGGTCGACAGACATCGTTCATGCCCTGACCGCGCAAGATTGCCTGCATACTGTCGTCACGCGTGACCGTGTGGGAGATGGCGCCCGGATCGTCGGTTCAACAGTCAGGGCAATCGCGGCGACAGAAGATCGGGAAGCGCTCCTCTCCTGCCTCGCAGATCCTGCCATCAGGATCGTAACCTTGACAGTCAGCGAAAAGGCCTATGGGATAGATCCAAAAACCGGTGGCCTCCATGCCGACCACGCGGCGGTGGCCCATGATATGGCAGACCCGCACAACCCTGTTGGAGCAATAGGTTTCATCGTTGAAGGCCTCGCACGCAGACATGCGCTTGGCCATGCGCCATTCACGGTACTATGCTGTGACAATCTACCGGGCAATGGGCATGTCGTTCGTCGTCTTGTGATCGAAATGGCATCTCGCCGCGATCCTGAGCTCGGCCAGTGGATCGAGACGGAAGGCCGCTTCCCGTCAAGCATGGTGGATCGGATCGTGCCCGCCGCAACAGATGCAGTCCGCGAACGTGCAGCTGGCATCATCGGAGCAGCGGATGCACTGGCTCTTGAGACCGAGCCATTTACGCAATGGGTGATCGAAGACAGCTTTGTCACCGGGCGGCCCGCTTGGGAGGCAGGCGGCGCTCTCTTCGTTGACGCAGTCGAACCTTATGAGAAGATGAAGCTCAGGCTTCTCAACGGCTCGCATTCGCTCATTGCCTATATAGGCCAGTTACACGGCCTGGAATATGTTCGCGATGTCATGGCCGTGGCCGATTATCAGCAAATCGTTCGCCATCATATGCAGGCAGCGCTGCCGACGCTCGATCCGGTGCCGGGCATCGATCTTGACGCATATATCGAGCAATTGGTCGCCCGATTTGCCAATCCGGCTATCGCCCATCGGACGGCGCAGATCGCCATGGACGGTACTCAGAAATTGCCGCAGCGGATCTTCGCTCCAGCATTAGAGGCGCTAGCAGCCGGGAAGGATGCCGACGCATTCGCCTATGCGACGGCATTATGGATCGCCTACGTGCTGACGACGGAAAATGTTGATGACCCCCGTGCCGACGAGCTGCGAAAAGCGGCCCAAGACAGCGTGCTACGCAATGACGGTTCCGTGGCTTTCTTCGATATCCCTGGGCTTTTTCCGCCTACGCTCATGATTGATACTGCGTGGCGAGCCAGCGTCGACCGGCATCTGAAATCCATTCAATCGGTCTGA